Proteins encoded together in one Planctomyces sp. SH-PL14 window:
- a CDS encoding glutamine--tRNA ligase/YqeY domain fusion protein — protein MSDAANPNTPAGENTPEKPLDFIRQIVADSIAAGTHNGRVQTRFPPEPNGYLHIGHAKSICLNFGLAKEFGGKCNLRFDDTNPTTEDTEYVESIQDDIRWLGFQWDGLYYASDYFEQLYRWAEELIEKGLAYVDSQSAEEMSRGRGTPSTAGVDSPYRSRKVDENLDLFRRMRKGEFTDGTHVLRAKMDMASPHFMMRDPVLYRIRHAHHHRTKDAWCIYPMYDYAHGQSDSIEQVTHSICTLEFETHRPLYDWFIDKLGIFPSHQYEFARLNLTYTVMSKRKLLELVQAKMVSGWDDPRMPTLRGLRRRGYTPEALRNFCGTIGVTRYNGLTDMVVFENALRDHLNKIAQRRMAVLRPVKVLIENYPEGQTEELDAVNNPEDPSAGSRKVPFGRELYIEREDFEETPPKGFFRLSPGKEVRLRWAYFIKCTGVEKDAAGNVTLIRATYDPATRGGDAPDGRKVKATIHWVSAEKAMDAEVRLYDHLCRIEDLSQVPEGEDWKSYLNPKSLETISNAKLEPSLSAAQTGTPVQFERLGYFTPDSVDHKPGKPVFNRSVTLKDTWAKVQKKG, from the coding sequence ATGTCTGACGCCGCCAACCCGAACACCCCCGCTGGCGAGAACACACCCGAGAAACCCCTCGACTTCATCCGCCAGATCGTCGCCGACTCCATCGCCGCCGGCACACACAACGGACGCGTCCAGACCCGCTTCCCCCCCGAACCCAACGGCTACCTCCACATCGGACACGCCAAGTCGATCTGCCTCAACTTCGGCCTCGCCAAAGAATTCGGAGGCAAATGCAACCTCCGCTTCGACGACACCAACCCCACCACTGAAGACACCGAATACGTCGAATCCATCCAGGACGACATCCGCTGGCTCGGCTTCCAGTGGGACGGCCTCTACTACGCCTCCGACTACTTCGAACAGCTCTACCGGTGGGCCGAGGAACTGATCGAAAAAGGCCTCGCCTACGTTGACAGCCAGTCCGCCGAAGAAATGAGCCGCGGCCGCGGCACGCCCTCGACCGCCGGCGTCGACAGCCCCTACCGCAGCCGCAAAGTCGACGAAAACCTCGACCTCTTCCGCCGGATGCGGAAAGGCGAATTCACGGACGGCACCCACGTCCTCCGGGCCAAAATGGACATGGCCTCGCCGCACTTCATGATGCGCGACCCGGTCCTCTACCGCATCCGCCACGCCCACCATCACCGGACCAAGGACGCGTGGTGCATCTACCCGATGTACGACTACGCCCACGGCCAGAGCGACTCCATCGAGCAGGTCACCCACTCGATCTGCACCCTGGAATTCGAAACCCACCGCCCGCTCTACGACTGGTTCATCGACAAGCTCGGCATCTTCCCGTCCCACCAGTACGAGTTCGCCCGCCTCAACCTGACCTACACGGTCATGAGCAAGCGGAAGCTGCTGGAACTGGTCCAGGCGAAAATGGTCTCCGGCTGGGACGACCCGCGGATGCCAACCCTCCGCGGCCTCCGCCGCCGCGGCTACACGCCGGAAGCCCTCCGCAACTTCTGCGGAACGATCGGAGTGACGCGGTACAACGGCCTGACCGACATGGTCGTCTTCGAAAACGCCCTCCGCGATCACCTCAACAAGATCGCCCAGCGGCGGATGGCGGTCCTCCGCCCGGTCAAAGTCCTCATCGAGAACTACCCGGAAGGCCAGACCGAAGAACTCGACGCAGTCAACAACCCCGAAGACCCCTCCGCCGGCTCCCGGAAGGTCCCCTTCGGCCGCGAGCTCTACATCGAGCGCGAGGACTTCGAAGAAACCCCGCCCAAGGGATTCTTCCGGCTCTCGCCGGGCAAGGAGGTCCGCCTGCGGTGGGCCTACTTCATCAAGTGCACGGGGGTCGAGAAGGACGCCGCCGGCAACGTAACGTTGATCCGCGCCACCTACGACCCGGCCACCCGCGGCGGCGATGCCCCGGACGGCCGCAAAGTGAAGGCGACGATCCACTGGGTCAGCGCCGAAAAAGCGATGGACGCCGAGGTCCGCCTCTACGACCACCTCTGCCGGATCGAAGACCTGAGCCAGGTCCCGGAAGGCGAAGACTGGAAGAGCTACCTCAACCCCAAGTCGCTCGAGACGATCTCGAACGCCAAACTGGAACCGTCGCTCTCCGCCGCCCAGACCGGAACACCCGTCCAGTTCGAGCGTCTCGGCTACTTCACGCCGGACAGCGTCGACCACAAGCCCGGCAAACCAGTGTTCAACCGTTCCGTGACCCTCAAGGATACGTGGGCGAAGGTGCAGAAGAAGGGCTAG
- a CDS encoding YggS family pyridoxal phosphate-dependent enzyme, producing the protein MSDRLTSNWTAVRAEIAAACERANRPVDSVRLVAVTKYAEMDWVRGLVALGQTALGENRPQQLIERAGTLQGAEWHLIGHLQRNKVRAVLPFASCIHSIDSLKLLARIGEIAGELGLTPRVLLEVNVSGEESKDGFSAATVRGDWPQIQAVENVTVAGLMTMAPLTDDPQTARPVFRRLRELRDELQASAQPGIALSELSMGMSGDFAVAIEEGSTMVRVGSRLFEGLSPTH; encoded by the coding sequence ATGTCCGACCGGCTGACATCCAACTGGACCGCGGTCCGGGCCGAGATTGCCGCTGCCTGCGAGCGGGCGAACCGCCCCGTCGACTCGGTCCGGCTGGTCGCCGTCACGAAGTACGCCGAGATGGACTGGGTCCGCGGCCTCGTGGCCCTCGGGCAGACAGCTCTTGGCGAGAACCGCCCGCAGCAACTCATCGAGCGGGCCGGAACGCTCCAGGGTGCCGAATGGCACCTCATCGGCCACCTCCAGCGGAACAAAGTCCGGGCCGTCCTGCCGTTCGCCTCCTGCATCCACTCGATCGACTCTCTCAAACTGCTGGCGCGGATCGGGGAGATCGCCGGGGAACTCGGGCTGACCCCCCGCGTCCTGCTCGAGGTCAACGTCTCGGGCGAGGAGTCGAAGGACGGCTTCTCCGCCGCGACCGTGCGAGGCGACTGGCCGCAGATCCAGGCAGTCGAGAACGTCACCGTCGCCGGCCTGATGACGATGGCTCCCCTGACGGACGATCCCCAGACCGCCCGCCCCGTCTTCCGCCGCCTCCGCGAACTCCGCGACGAACTCCAGGCCTCGGCCCAACCGGGAATCGCCCTGAGCGAACTCTCGATGGGAATGAGTGGCGACTTCGCTGTGGCGATCGAGGAGGGCTCAACAATGGTCCGTGTCGGCAGCCGTCTCTTCGAAGGCCTCTCCCCCACCCACTAG
- a CDS encoding BlaI/MecI/CopY family transcriptional regulator, giving the protein MSRSSPAVTQFELAVLQVLWESPDVPIRDIADRLYGGASTSQYYTVQKLLERLEGKGLVTRDRDGRTHRFRAAIDRSQFVGDRLQDLADTVCEGSMAPLLTGLLHTRSISAEDVDVLRKLVEDLEARTRKEPGRRRRS; this is encoded by the coding sequence ATGTCCCGCTCTTCGCCCGCCGTGACGCAGTTTGAGCTCGCTGTTCTGCAGGTCCTCTGGGAGTCGCCGGATGTGCCGATCCGCGACATCGCCGATCGGCTCTATGGCGGGGCGTCGACCTCGCAGTATTACACCGTTCAGAAGCTTCTGGAGCGGCTGGAGGGGAAGGGGCTGGTGACGCGGGATCGGGACGGGCGGACGCATCGGTTTCGGGCCGCGATCGACCGCAGCCAGTTCGTCGGGGATCGGCTGCAGGACCTGGCCGACACCGTCTGCGAGGGCTCGATGGCTCCGCTGCTGACGGGCCTGCTGCACACGCGGTCGATCTCCGCGGAGGACGTCGACGTGCTGCGGAAGCTGGTGGAGGACCTCGAGGCCCGGACCCGCAAGGAGCCGGGGCGGCGCCGGCGGTCGTGA
- a CDS encoding IS4 family transposase translates to MLPDWVLEETKDVHLGDQRLNDRMRLILDHLSAAPAVSIPAACEGYAQMAAAYRFFDNDKVHFDNVLDPHVHASRRRIAGQERVLLVQDTTEIDLTRPNQQVRGAGTLDGSSRFGMFLHPLMGFTPDGTPLGIVHAKVWNREEKPQTSQSMTRSERAQIPIEQKESMRWVEALRAAGELAAQVPGTRFLMVADSESDIYEVLEETSGAACGYILRACQDRAVVSDDWGEARLRAEVLKAPVLTIKTIAVRGRKARISTDQRSRRQSRNDRMAVMEVRSTRVTLRPPSRPDRTLSEVTLNVVLASEVNPPAEEPAIEWLLLTSEPVQSADEALGFWRTTRCGG, encoded by the coding sequence ATGTTGCCCGACTGGGTTCTGGAGGAGACGAAAGATGTCCACCTGGGCGACCAGAGACTCAATGACCGGATGCGACTGATCCTCGATCATCTCAGCGCCGCTCCTGCGGTCAGCATCCCGGCCGCCTGCGAAGGCTATGCCCAAATGGCGGCGGCTTACCGCTTCTTCGATAACGACAAAGTCCACTTCGACAATGTCCTGGATCCTCATGTCCACGCCTCCCGGCGGAGGATCGCAGGGCAGGAACGGGTCCTGCTTGTTCAGGACACGACCGAGATCGATCTCACCCGGCCCAACCAGCAGGTCCGCGGGGCGGGAACGCTGGATGGAAGCTCCCGCTTCGGAATGTTCCTGCATCCCTTGATGGGCTTCACCCCGGACGGGACCCCGTTGGGGATTGTTCACGCCAAGGTCTGGAATCGCGAGGAGAAGCCACAGACCAGCCAGTCGATGACGCGGAGCGAGCGGGCGCAGATACCGATCGAGCAGAAGGAGAGCATGCGGTGGGTGGAGGCGCTGCGGGCCGCGGGAGAACTGGCCGCACAGGTTCCTGGAACCCGTTTCCTGATGGTGGCCGACAGCGAGTCGGACATCTATGAGGTGCTGGAAGAGACCTCCGGGGCGGCCTGCGGCTACATCCTGCGCGCTTGCCAGGATCGGGCTGTGGTGTCGGATGACTGGGGTGAAGCCCGGTTGCGGGCCGAAGTTCTCAAAGCTCCGGTCCTCACCATCAAGACGATCGCGGTGCGGGGCAGGAAAGCCAGGATCTCCACGGATCAACGGTCTCGTCGCCAGTCCCGTAACGATCGCATGGCGGTAATGGAGGTCCGCTCAACGAGGGTGACGCTGCGTCCTCCGTCCCGTCCCGACCGGACACTGTCGGAGGTCACGCTGAATGTGGTACTGGCAAGCGAGGTTAATCCCCCTGCCGAGGAGCCGGCCATCGAGTGGCTGCTGCTGACGAGCGAACCGGTCCAGTCGGCCGACGAGGCGTTGGGGTTCTGGAGGACTACACGCTGCGGTGGATGA
- the rpsR gene encoding 30S ribosomal protein S18, with amino-acid sequence MPLPRQKNDPKKMRKKRARLKKKVKCRFTGGGDIPRPVYVDYKDTKTLKTLVDREGRIQPRRRSGTCAIFQRAVRQAIMRARFIALLPFVSDE; translated from the coding sequence ATGCCGCTTCCACGACAGAAGAACGACCCGAAGAAGATGCGGAAGAAGCGGGCGCGCCTGAAGAAGAAGGTCAAGTGCCGCTTCACCGGCGGTGGGGACATTCCCCGCCCGGTTTACGTCGACTACAAAGACACCAAGACCCTGAAGACCCTCGTCGACCGGGAAGGCCGGATTCAGCCGCGCCGCCGCTCGGGGACCTGTGCGATCTTCCAGCGGGCCGTCCGCCAGGCCATCATGCGGGCCCGGTTCATCGCCCTCCTGCCGTTCGTCTCCGACGAATGA
- a CDS encoding IS4 family transposase, with amino-acid sequence MIEVFFRVLKSGCRIEERRFETVDQVLPALALSLIVGWRTLYLCRLGRAFPDLDCETLFEPSEWKAVYRVVTGKWPPQKPPKLKAMIRLVARLGGFVDRKENEPGPQTLWLGLQRAHDMAQCRDIFRPGTGKDRDV; translated from the coding sequence ATGATCGAAGTGTTCTTCCGGGTGCTGAAGTCGGGCTGCCGGATCGAAGAGCGGCGGTTCGAGACGGTGGATCAAGTGTTGCCGGCCTTGGCGCTCTCGCTGATCGTGGGATGGCGGACGCTGTATTTATGCCGTCTGGGTCGAGCGTTCCCGGATCTGGACTGCGAAACGCTCTTTGAGCCGAGCGAATGGAAGGCGGTGTATCGGGTGGTGACGGGGAAGTGGCCGCCGCAAAAGCCGCCGAAGCTGAAGGCGATGATCCGTCTGGTGGCGAGACTGGGTGGCTTCGTGGACCGCAAAGAGAACGAACCGGGGCCGCAAACGCTGTGGCTGGGCCTGCAACGAGCCCACGATATGGCCCAATGCCGGGACATCTTCCGCCCCGGAACCGGCAAAGACAGAGATGTGTAG
- a CDS encoding M56 family metallopeptidase, producing MAALLEWGMGNALLATGLAILVAVLARLRPRTSPVLLHALWVLVLVRLLLPPLPGWRFAVPLPSLEDSRSAASVRSEGAGPVGPVALASPDVSGAVEPDPLFHPEYAKGGSDSVVPPPRSGLVEAVPAMRPAEERVPVGTHPATSAVAASAPRDQSPLVTQEVPAAGRPRVGVVSFPTLLGGVWLGGSLLGMLIVLYRTLRFRSWLRNAEPAGPDLIEAGREVGRDLGLKSLPRIVVTSGNVIPALWPVGRLTVLLPRSLVEELPREVLATLLSHELIHVRRRDHWIRFLELLATVGFWWLPTVYWVRGRLHEAEEEACDACLIGTWPERAADYARGLVAAVELLSRRNVGLPATGLTGLEQLQQRITRLFEGGTSPRLSRSAIVMLAIAGVMACSAGLKRAVVAQEPPPRNTAAPVPAAKPDAPAGPKADDLYRARLTVSAARPLGIDSLPAAWDISEKHLSPDGKRVAFVGRVPSPGQAVTGLFVVDLESGELRQLSRKTIRMGFCWSPDSRKIATGHAAGYVVDYPLVMIDVVTGEVDPTGVLGHAPAWSPDGTEIACVTDRHRADGQPDGRIGIWNVARREFRQVTPPGQTVSIEETGESFTVGAVRPTWSPDSRRIAFEVLARHRKGETRLSDWQLWVVDRDGTGLRQLAHDRPEVDHAFEWSDDGKQLKLGKESQPLDAAGGRLVAEAGWPAAPAAMAAVLEREKAAVERGAKYDTARVLERNRAWQRPDMSRLANLQFTHRMAPARLDERFSWRRDGSCSVEVLLREDKQGPEEVGRLWALTSGGDVLTRRPDSPYPRRTPTALEKGDDERWGHLMGTRTCFVALDWGRHPDRYFVVDARPGEPGQTVLTLKTNFMHPTFRDNRRRINAGAMFHTTSWSYVHDLFAGRTDLLIDDATGRILRESADLDKDSRTITFDRWIELPDGRSVPGRITIEIPGHQFHVEYEFHMPVEPLWILKAGRSWFDGKEPQTEELVDLKWDVAAPDVDRHLASLQAAIDELAQPAVEPQPVSNTVLPLNLGDTVPLRWTGVDDPVCRSIESLRFTIDRFGWEPGGLPLLQPLCLELVVPQLPARIASPEPLTVTLYDKQGAPVDTFAIPIAGFESLARPAEPFLSRIRKSSRLWIDPDRSALPELLYRFHLNYKETEHSTRDPNNANALRGITYRSALDAMIAAPKEFRAPIQFEASLDGRRVDVAVIVGPPVNRQMGIGIQGTYVGGYVSSRSEQTLLVIDHDTGRPLLERFSDDEIRYLDYREPEAGQFVPMRITHTGLDLEAMFRDAKYGSTGAGRPSRRQMDFRFQLVEDRSWLFAQAIEPGGRNGAYVDSIRVGGQPPKRVDVLEDAAPEVLPLDVKALTDRTLPPEATAFERSLVSYGDFTTRPEFEGLKRTVWDGQQRVWVKLNYPRFGEHLLGWSLHRVTADGVTSATTQANQAAFARTAAASAVLDRAVLVDVAADEGRKTRLRSVQLHRNDAREWSATLKVVSEAYLTEQSSVAAVVLLDQEGRPLASGQASLTCRVIDSPYVQDVVVDLGTLPEAVRPSHVLLGLKSEVIGGPVGSMWGRFMDDGPVFPIDRLLASPHVEIWRAGLYELYRDGGTGYLRVNEQHPERQRSEAAQVLGRYRSHFERLLVEGQDVEGLGLLCRLAGHSGDAAYESRLVELLDHPELSVREGAAIGLGLLGNPRGRGLIRTLLDRQPKGVLAGDAGMALDRLGEGATSGR from the coding sequence ATGGCTGCACTTCTCGAATGGGGAATGGGAAACGCCCTCCTGGCGACAGGACTGGCGATCCTCGTGGCGGTGCTCGCGCGACTCCGCCCCCGCACCTCTCCGGTCCTGCTGCACGCCCTGTGGGTGCTGGTCCTGGTCCGCCTGCTCCTGCCTCCGTTGCCGGGGTGGCGGTTCGCCGTGCCCCTCCCTTCGCTGGAAGATTCCCGGTCGGCGGCGAGTGTTCGTTCAGAGGGTGCGGGGCCGGTCGGCCCGGTCGCTCTCGCGAGCCCGGATGTTTCGGGCGCCGTCGAACCGGATCCGCTGTTTCACCCGGAGTACGCCAAGGGCGGCAGCGATTCCGTGGTCCCTCCCCCGCGGAGCGGTCTCGTTGAGGCGGTCCCGGCGATGAGGCCGGCGGAGGAGCGCGTGCCGGTGGGGACTCATCCGGCGACGTCCGCCGTTGCGGCGTCGGCCCCGCGGGATCAATCGCCGCTGGTGACTCAGGAGGTTCCTGCCGCGGGACGCCCGCGGGTTGGGGTGGTCTCGTTCCCGACTCTCCTTGGCGGTGTGTGGCTGGGGGGATCGCTCCTGGGAATGCTAATCGTCCTGTATCGCACGCTCCGGTTCCGGAGCTGGCTCCGGAACGCGGAGCCGGCCGGGCCGGACCTGATCGAAGCGGGCCGGGAGGTCGGCCGGGATCTGGGGTTGAAGAGCTTGCCGCGGATTGTCGTCACGTCCGGGAACGTGATTCCGGCCCTGTGGCCGGTGGGGCGGCTGACGGTTCTTCTCCCCCGGTCGCTTGTCGAGGAACTCCCGCGCGAGGTGCTGGCGACGCTGCTCTCGCACGAGCTGATTCACGTTCGGCGGCGGGATCACTGGATCCGGTTCCTGGAGCTGCTGGCGACAGTCGGCTTCTGGTGGCTGCCGACCGTGTACTGGGTTCGGGGGCGGCTGCATGAGGCGGAAGAAGAGGCCTGCGATGCCTGCCTCATCGGGACATGGCCGGAGCGGGCGGCCGACTACGCCCGCGGCCTGGTGGCGGCCGTGGAACTGCTCTCGCGCCGCAACGTGGGACTTCCGGCGACGGGGTTGACCGGTCTCGAACAGCTTCAGCAGCGGATCACCCGGCTGTTCGAGGGAGGGACTTCGCCGCGCCTTTCGCGATCGGCGATTGTCATGCTCGCGATCGCGGGCGTGATGGCCTGCAGCGCTGGACTGAAGCGCGCCGTCGTGGCTCAGGAGCCCCCGCCGAGGAACACCGCCGCTCCGGTTCCCGCGGCCAAGCCCGACGCGCCGGCCGGGCCGAAAGCGGACGACCTGTATCGTGCTCGCCTGACGGTCTCCGCCGCGCGGCCGCTGGGGATCGATTCTCTCCCGGCCGCCTGGGACATCAGCGAGAAGCATCTCTCGCCGGATGGGAAGCGGGTGGCGTTCGTCGGTCGTGTTCCGTCACCCGGTCAGGCAGTCACCGGGTTGTTTGTGGTCGACCTGGAGTCGGGCGAGCTGCGGCAACTCAGCCGGAAGACGATCCGGATGGGGTTCTGCTGGTCTCCTGACTCGCGGAAGATCGCGACAGGGCACGCCGCCGGATACGTCGTCGACTATCCGCTGGTGATGATCGATGTCGTCACCGGCGAGGTCGATCCGACCGGCGTCCTGGGGCACGCCCCCGCGTGGTCTCCGGATGGGACCGAGATCGCCTGTGTGACCGACCGCCATCGGGCCGACGGGCAGCCCGACGGTCGCATCGGCATCTGGAACGTCGCCCGCCGCGAGTTCCGGCAGGTCACGCCTCCGGGACAGACCGTCTCGATCGAGGAGACCGGCGAATCGTTCACGGTCGGCGCCGTCCGGCCGACCTGGTCCCCCGACAGTCGGCGGATCGCCTTCGAAGTTCTCGCGCGGCATCGGAAGGGGGAGACGAGATTGTCGGACTGGCAGTTGTGGGTGGTGGACCGCGACGGAACGGGACTGCGGCAATTGGCGCACGACCGGCCGGAAGTCGATCACGCGTTCGAGTGGTCGGACGACGGGAAACAATTGAAGCTGGGGAAGGAGTCCCAGCCGCTTGATGCGGCGGGGGGGCGTCTTGTGGCGGAAGCCGGCTGGCCAGCGGCGCCGGCGGCGATGGCGGCGGTCCTGGAACGGGAGAAAGCCGCGGTCGAGCGGGGGGCGAAGTATGACACGGCCCGGGTGCTCGAGCGGAACCGCGCCTGGCAGCGGCCGGACATGAGCCGGTTGGCGAACCTCCAGTTCACCCACCGGATGGCCCCGGCGCGGCTCGATGAGCGTTTCTCGTGGCGGCGCGATGGGAGTTGCTCCGTCGAGGTGCTGCTTCGCGAGGACAAGCAAGGTCCGGAGGAAGTCGGGCGTCTGTGGGCCCTGACGTCAGGGGGCGATGTGCTGACACGCCGCCCGGATTCGCCGTATCCGCGCCGGACGCCGACGGCCCTCGAGAAGGGGGATGACGAGCGCTGGGGGCATCTGATGGGGACGCGGACCTGCTTCGTGGCTCTCGACTGGGGGCGGCATCCGGACCGCTACTTCGTCGTCGATGCCCGGCCGGGCGAACCAGGCCAGACGGTGTTGACGCTCAAGACGAACTTCATGCATCCCACGTTTCGCGACAACCGGCGGCGGATCAACGCCGGGGCGATGTTCCACACGACCTCCTGGTCCTACGTGCATGACCTCTTCGCCGGTCGGACCGATCTCCTGATCGACGACGCGACGGGACGGATCCTCCGGGAGTCGGCGGATCTGGACAAGGATTCCCGGACCATCACGTTCGACCGCTGGATCGAATTGCCCGACGGACGCTCCGTTCCGGGGCGGATCACGATCGAGATCCCCGGGCACCAGTTCCACGTGGAGTACGAGTTCCACATGCCGGTCGAGCCGCTGTGGATTCTGAAAGCAGGACGATCGTGGTTCGACGGGAAGGAGCCGCAGACCGAAGAACTGGTCGATCTGAAGTGGGATGTGGCCGCCCCAGACGTCGATCGCCACCTCGCCTCGCTGCAGGCCGCCATCGACGAGCTGGCGCAGCCCGCCGTGGAGCCGCAGCCGGTTTCGAATACCGTCCTCCCGCTGAACCTTGGAGACACCGTTCCCCTGCGATGGACGGGGGTGGACGATCCGGTCTGCCGGTCGATCGAATCGCTCCGGTTCACGATTGACCGATTCGGGTGGGAACCGGGCGGACTGCCGCTGCTTCAGCCGCTCTGTCTTGAACTCGTCGTCCCACAACTGCCGGCCCGGATCGCGTCGCCGGAGCCTTTGACGGTGACGCTCTACGACAAGCAGGGAGCGCCGGTCGATACGTTCGCCATTCCGATCGCCGGTTTCGAATCACTCGCGCGTCCGGCCGAGCCGTTCCTGAGCCGCATCCGGAAATCGAGCCGGCTCTGGATCGATCCCGATCGGTCTGCGCTTCCGGAGCTCTTGTACCGCTTCCATCTGAACTACAAAGAAACGGAGCATTCCACCCGGGACCCGAACAACGCGAACGCGCTGCGCGGGATTACGTACCGGTCCGCGCTGGATGCGATGATCGCTGCGCCGAAGGAGTTTCGGGCACCGATCCAGTTTGAGGCGAGCCTCGATGGACGGCGGGTGGATGTGGCGGTGATTGTGGGGCCGCCGGTCAATCGGCAGATGGGGATTGGAATTCAGGGGACCTACGTCGGAGGATACGTCAGCAGCCGGTCGGAGCAGACGCTCCTCGTCATCGATCACGATACGGGGCGGCCGCTTCTCGAACGTTTCTCCGATGACGAGATTCGCTATCTCGACTATCGGGAACCGGAGGCCGGGCAGTTCGTCCCGATGCGAATCACCCACACCGGGTTGGATTTGGAGGCGATGTTTCGCGACGCCAAGTACGGATCGACGGGCGCGGGGCGGCCGTCGCGGCGCCAGATGGACTTCCGCTTTCAACTCGTCGAGGACCGGTCCTGGCTCTTTGCTCAGGCGATCGAGCCGGGTGGCCGGAATGGTGCCTATGTCGACTCGATCCGCGTCGGCGGCCAGCCTCCGAAGCGGGTGGACGTTCTGGAGGACGCGGCGCCGGAAGTTCTGCCGCTGGATGTGAAGGCCCTGACCGATCGGACGTTGCCGCCGGAGGCGACGGCGTTTGAGCGCTCGCTCGTCTCCTATGGGGACTTCACGACGCGGCCGGAGTTCGAGGGGTTGAAGAGGACCGTCTGGGATGGTCAGCAGCGCGTGTGGGTGAAGCTCAACTATCCGAGATTCGGCGAGCACCTCCTGGGCTGGTCCCTGCATCGCGTGACCGCCGACGGGGTGACGTCCGCGACGACCCAGGCGAACCAGGCCGCGTTTGCGAGGACGGCCGCCGCCTCGGCCGTGCTGGATCGGGCGGTGCTGGTCGATGTGGCGGCGGATGAGGGCCGCAAGACTCGGCTCCGGTCCGTGCAGCTTCACCGGAACGACGCCCGGGAGTGGAGCGCGACGCTGAAGGTCGTCAGCGAAGCGTACTTGACGGAGCAATCGTCCGTGGCGGCGGTGGTTCTGCTGGATCAGGAGGGGCGTCCCTTGGCGTCGGGGCAAGCCTCCCTGACCTGTCGCGTGATCGATTCCCCGTACGTTCAGGATGTCGTCGTTGACCTGGGAACGCTTCCGGAGGCGGTTCGTCCGTCGCATGTGCTCCTGGGGCTGAAGAGCGAAGTGATCGGGGGGCCCGTCGGATCGATGTGGGGACGGTTCATGGATGACGGGCCCGTCTTCCCGATCGATCGGCTCCTGGCGAGTCCGCACGTCGAGATCTGGCGGGCGGGGCTCTATGAGCTCTACCGCGATGGTGGGACTGGCTACCTGCGGGTCAACGAGCAGCATCCGGAACGTCAGCGAAGTGAGGCGGCTCAGGTCCTTGGCCGGTACCGGTCGCACTTCGAACGGCTGCTGGTTGAGGGGCAGGATGTGGAAGGGCTGGGGCTCCTGTGCCGTCTGGCGGGGCATTCGGGCGACGCCGCTTACGAGTCGCGGTTGGTCGAGCTTCTGGATCATCCTGAGCTGTCTGTTCGTGAGGGGGCCGCGATTGGTCTGGGGCTGCTCGGGAACCCGCGGGGCCGCGGGCTGATCCGGACGCTGCTTGATCGCCAGCCGAAGGGTGTCCTTGCTGGCGATGCGGGGATGGCGCTCGATCGACTGGGGGAGGGGGCGACATCGGGGCGTTGA